The Oleiphilus messinensis DNA segment CCGGCGGCAATATCCAGAGTAACGCCGGACAAAACATCACTGCCATCACCATAAGCAAAATGAATATCCTCAATATGGACACTGACGGTGGTTTTTCCAACAAACGGATTGACTTGCGGCGGAAAGTAAGGTTCTTGCTTGAGTTCAAACAATTGGTTAATGCGGGCGAGCGCGGCCTTGGCGGCGTAATAGCTGTATTGAATGCCCAGAACCTCCTGTACGGGAGCCATCATAAACCAGAGGTAGCCGAATACAGCAAACATATAGCCAATCGAAAGATCCGAAAACAATACGGTCAATATTGCTGCGCCCCGGAACACATCCACCCCAAACTGAAACAGCATAAAACTGACCCGGTTTGCGGCATCACTTTTCCATGCGTAATGTATCGAGTGATCTCGGACGCCACGAGCCCGATCCGTAAGGCGTGCCATATAATGGCGTTCACGGTTGGCCGCACGAATCTGGTGAATGGCATCCAGGGTTTCGGTCAGGGCCTGCTGGAAAACTTCATAGGCTTTATTTTCCTGACGCTTGAGGTGTTTCACTTTTTTCCCGATCACCGTCGTAAAGTAAATCACCATTGGATTGAACAACAAGATCACCAGCGCCAATTGCCAATGCATCCAGAGCAGCACCGCAGACGTCCCGACCAGTGTGAACACCGCAACCAGAAAGCGACTGATCGAAGCACCTATAAATTGATCAAGGGTATCCAGATCGGTCACAAACCGCGATGCCACCGAGCCACTGCCCACGGTTTCATATTCCGCCATGGAGATATGCTTCAGGCGCACCAGCATTCTAGAGCGGATTTTATAAATGATATCTTTGGAGATAATGGCAAATTCCTGCGCCTGAAGGACATTGAATCCCAGCGACGCCAGGCGCAGGATCAATACAAACAACAGCATGGCCAGGATATACAGCACAGGACCATGCCAATACACTGGAGTCATTGCATCAATAATCGGCGTCACAGGCCCGGGTTCATGCAGCAGAATTTCATCCACAAGCAGGGGTAACAGCAGCGGCACCGGAACGGCCGCAAGGGTAGCCAAAATGGCGATCAGGTTTGCTTTTATTAATTCCCGTCTGTGCTCCAGAACCATCGGCAGGAGATCACGCCATTGATAGCCTCGAACGTTGCGCCAACTCAACGGCGCGGCACGCTCAGAGGACGAAGAAGTTGTATCGGGGTGGGGCATTTTTACTCCAATTTCGCATCCACCATACATCCGGAAATTAATCCTGGATGAGAACACGATATGCAGCATATCGTTGGATATATAAAATCATTATGATCTGACTGTACCCAAAATCCGGTCATCTTGCGAGTATCAATTGGTCAAATAGCCCTGCAGGTTCAGGCAGGTTGCCATATTTTGCCTTTTTTGAGCCCACGGGTTCCTGAATTGTGCCCGCACTCCGCCACAGTCTCGGCGTTTAATAGAAATCAAGCAACACATCATTCAGCAAACGCCTGTATTTCAAAAGCAGCATGTTATTCAGATGAATATGCAGAACGAGGACAAGATTATGCGTCGAGACAAAACCAGTATACGTGGCGATAAAACAAGACAAGTCAGGAAGCAATGTTTGTTTCTCTTACCCGTGACGCTTCTGGCCGCCTGTGCAAGTCA contains these protein-coding regions:
- a CDS encoding ABC transporter ATP-binding protein, whose protein sequence is MPHPDTTSSSSERAAPLSWRNVRGYQWRDLLPMVLEHRRELIKANLIAILATLAAVPVPLLLPLLVDEILLHEPGPVTPIIDAMTPVYWHGPVLYILAMLLFVLILRLASLGFNVLQAQEFAIISKDIIYKIRSRMLVRLKHISMAEYETVGSGSVASRFVTDLDTLDQFIGASISRFLVAVFTLVGTSAVLLWMHWQLALVILLFNPMVIYFTTVIGKKVKHLKRQENKAYEVFQQALTETLDAIHQIRAANRERHYMARLTDRARGVRDHSIHYAWKSDAANRVSFMLFQFGVDVFRGAAILTVLFSDLSIGYMFAVFGYLWFMMAPVQEVLGIQYSYYAAKAALARINQLFELKQEPYFPPQVNPFVGKTTVSVHIEDIHFAYGDGSDVLSGVTLDIAAGEKVALVGASGGGKSTLVQVILGMYAPTRGQVYFDGIPVTKIGMNVVRENVATVLQHPALFNDSIRNNLGLGREFSDEDYWHALKVAQLHDTIQAMPRQLDTIVGRQGIRLSGGQRQRLAIARMVLANPAVVILDEATSALDADTEYNLHEALRDFLQTRTTLIIAHRLSSVKQADRVYVFEDGKVAETGRHEELIQQGGLYAQLYGERQN